From the Paludisphaera mucosa genome, one window contains:
- a CDS encoding adenylate kinase family protein encodes MTADGKSTDLTGQNAKYRTILLFGMPGSGKGTQGAVLGMLPDLLHISMGDVFRKIPRLGKIGAEIETYTSDGKMVPDDLTVRIFERHIKILELQEFFLPEHHTLILDGLPRSYAQAERLDFLLDVVQIFHLKIMDKKLARKRLRARALLENRLDDMSEDVINRRLNTYYEETIQTLSFYPPELVFDVDAGQDMIDVLKDIVNRLSEIKRVAVPVASVPEAVADARS; translated from the coding sequence ATGACCGCCGACGGGAAAAGCACGGACCTCACCGGCCAGAACGCCAAGTATCGCACGATCCTCCTGTTCGGCATGCCCGGCAGCGGCAAGGGGACGCAGGGGGCCGTGCTGGGGATGCTCCCCGACCTGCTCCACATCTCGATGGGGGACGTCTTCCGCAAGATCCCCCGGCTCGGCAAGATCGGCGCGGAGATCGAGACCTACACCTCCGACGGCAAGATGGTCCCCGACGACCTGACGGTGCGGATCTTCGAGCGCCACATCAAGATCCTGGAGCTTCAGGAGTTCTTCCTCCCCGAGCACCACACCCTGATCCTCGACGGCCTGCCCCGCAGCTACGCCCAGGCCGAGCGGCTCGACTTCCTCCTCGACGTGGTCCAGATCTTCCACCTGAAGATCATGGACAAGAAGCTGGCCCGCAAGCGGCTCCGGGCCCGGGCCCTGCTGGAGAACCGCCTCGACGACATGAGCGAGGACGTCATCAATCGGCGATTGAACACCTATTACGAGGAAACGATCCAGACCCTCAGCTTTTACCCTCCCGAGCTGGTCTTCGACGTCGACGCCGGCCAGGACATGATCGACGTGCTGAAGGACATCGTGAACCGCCTGTCTGAGATCAAGCGCGTCGCCGTCCCCGTCGCCTCGGTCCCCGAGGCGGTCGCCGACGCCCGATCCTGA
- a CDS encoding OPT family oligopeptide transporter encodes MAHAPVSPTAADPAAAFRPYVPADQEPAELTFRAVALGSILGVVFGASSLYLFLKVGMTVSASIPVAVLAITIFRGLSYAFGLRRATILENNVVQTAGSAGESIAFGVGATMPALMLLGYNLEWSRVMLVSVLGGLLGILMMIPLRKAFIVKQHGVLPYPEGTACAKVLIVGEHGGSNARTVFLGFGLGAMYKILMQGLKLWPAEWDKAVVGIKGYNKAVVALEPDPTLLGVGYIIGPRIAAVMVGGGLLTSLMLVPMIAYFGEGLPTVLPPGQAKIAEMAPGQISGQYVRYIGAGAVATGGILSMLNALPLIFSSIAGSLKALRPAGATGEIEAGDTPRTDRDIPLPLVLLGTLGLVALIATSSLIPADATGRIAGACLVVLFGFLFVTVSSRITGVIGSSSNPISGMTIATLLLTCLIFVALGWVGGEYRLIALSIAAVVCIASSNGGTISQDLKTGYLVGATPWRQQVAILVGALLSAVVMGGTLLWLNDAYTTYSNRPEDLPTASFDVSKVSETDSYEGREFKVVRLTAPIEGALPGTYFVNDAGKAEWIKDAGIGGRLDHTTSGAPIRKFNPPQPRLFATIIDGIMSGDLPWGLVILGAVLAIVVQLAGVSALAFAVGVYLPLSTTLPIFIGGLVRLLVDRARKFSAEDSETSPGTMMSTGLIAGGSLAGILIALLVVFENLGKAVDFSSVKPGGEAEYLLPALGAFGVLTVSLLVVAMTGKRQDMGQGVKDETSLIDEP; translated from the coding sequence ATGGCGCACGCCCCCGTCTCGCCGACCGCCGCCGATCCCGCCGCCGCGTTCCGTCCTTACGTGCCAGCCGATCAGGAGCCCGCCGAATTGACCTTCCGGGCGGTCGCCCTCGGGTCGATCCTGGGCGTGGTGTTCGGGGCCTCGTCGCTCTACCTCTTCTTGAAGGTCGGGATGACCGTCTCGGCGTCGATCCCCGTGGCGGTGCTGGCGATCACGATCTTCCGCGGGCTCTCCTACGCGTTCGGCCTGCGACGGGCGACGATCCTCGAGAACAACGTCGTCCAGACCGCGGGATCGGCGGGCGAGTCGATCGCCTTCGGCGTGGGTGCGACGATGCCGGCCCTGATGCTGCTCGGGTACAACCTCGAATGGTCCCGGGTCATGCTCGTCTCGGTTCTCGGCGGCCTGCTGGGCATCCTGATGATGATCCCCCTGCGCAAGGCGTTCATCGTCAAGCAGCACGGGGTCCTGCCGTATCCCGAGGGGACCGCCTGCGCCAAGGTGCTGATCGTCGGCGAGCACGGCGGGTCGAACGCCCGGACCGTCTTCCTGGGCTTCGGCCTGGGCGCCATGTACAAGATCCTGATGCAGGGCCTGAAGCTCTGGCCGGCCGAGTGGGACAAGGCGGTCGTCGGCATCAAGGGCTATAACAAGGCGGTCGTGGCGCTCGAGCCCGACCCGACGCTGCTGGGCGTCGGCTACATCATCGGCCCGCGGATCGCCGCGGTCATGGTCGGCGGCGGCCTGCTCACGTCCCTGATGCTCGTCCCCATGATCGCGTACTTCGGCGAGGGCCTGCCGACCGTGCTGCCGCCGGGCCAGGCGAAGATCGCCGAGATGGCCCCGGGGCAGATCTCGGGCCAGTACGTCCGCTACATCGGCGCCGGCGCCGTGGCGACCGGCGGCATCCTGAGCATGCTCAACGCCCTGCCGCTGATCTTCTCCTCGATCGCAGGCAGCCTGAAGGCCCTGCGGCCGGCCGGCGCGACGGGCGAGATCGAGGCGGGGGACACGCCCAGGACGGATCGCGACATCCCGCTGCCCCTCGTCCTGCTGGGGACGCTCGGCCTGGTCGCCCTCATCGCGACCTCCAGCCTGATCCCCGCCGACGCGACGGGGAGGATCGCCGGGGCCTGCTTGGTCGTGCTGTTCGGCTTCCTCTTCGTGACGGTCAGCTCGCGGATCACGGGCGTCATCGGCTCGTCGTCCAACCCGATCTCGGGGATGACCATCGCCACGCTGCTCCTGACCTGCCTGATCTTCGTCGCTCTCGGCTGGGTGGGAGGCGAGTACCGCCTGATCGCCCTGTCGATCGCGGCCGTGGTCTGCATCGCCTCGTCCAATGGCGGCACGATCTCGCAGGACCTCAAAACCGGCTACCTCGTCGGGGCCACGCCCTGGCGGCAGCAGGTGGCGATCCTCGTCGGGGCTTTGCTCTCGGCCGTCGTCATGGGCGGGACGCTGCTCTGGTTGAACGACGCCTACACCACCTACTCGAACCGTCCCGAGGACCTGCCGACCGCGAGCTTCGACGTGTCGAAGGTCTCGGAGACCGACTCGTACGAAGGCCGGGAGTTCAAGGTCGTGCGCCTGACGGCCCCGATCGAGGGGGCCCTCCCCGGCACCTATTTCGTCAACGACGCCGGCAAGGCCGAATGGATCAAGGACGCCGGGATCGGCGGCCGGCTCGACCACACCACGAGCGGTGCCCCGATCCGCAAGTTCAACCCGCCCCAGCCCCGGCTGTTCGCCACGATCATCGACGGGATCATGTCGGGCGACCTCCCCTGGGGGCTCGTGATCCTGGGGGCCGTGCTGGCGATCGTGGTGCAGCTCGCCGGGGTCTCGGCGCTGGCCTTCGCCGTCGGGGTCTACCTCCCGCTCTCGACGACCCTGCCGATCTTCATCGGCGGCCTGGTGCGCCTGCTGGTCGACCGGGCCCGGAAGTTCTCGGCCGAGGATTCCGAGACCAGCCCCGGCACCATGATGTCCACCGGCCTGATCGCGGGCGGTTCCCTGGCCGGCATCCTGATCGCCCTGTTGGTCGTCTTCGAGAACCTCGGCAAGGCGGTCGACTTCTCCAGCGTCAAGCCGGGCGGCGAGGCCGAGTACCTGCTCCCCGCCCTGGGAGCGTTCGGGGTCCTGACCGTCTCGTTGCTGGTGGTCGCCATGACGGGCAAGCGTCAGGACATGGGGCAGGGGGTCAAGGACGAGACGTCGCTCATCGACGAACCGTGA
- a CDS encoding histidine phosphatase family protein — protein sequence MSLIRHAETSAPNIFHGAESDVGLSEWGHKQAGLLADHLASRGAEAVYCSALRRAVASATPIAHALGQSPVVIPELHERKIGPLSGRTRDEGWGVYEESKRRWIAGEVEFSHPGGESFADIDRRVRPILDDLSKRHKGGRFLVVVHGIVIRVALTSLLADRTPADFDAIAIDFASINDLVHDGSRWRAEALNLVVAPSPARPVA from the coding sequence ATGTCCCTCATTCGGCACGCGGAGACCTCCGCGCCGAACATCTTCCACGGCGCCGAGTCGGACGTCGGCCTGAGCGAGTGGGGGCACAAGCAGGCCGGATTGCTGGCGGATCACCTGGCCTCGCGAGGGGCCGAGGCCGTCTACTGCTCGGCGCTCCGTCGGGCGGTCGCCTCCGCGACGCCGATCGCCCACGCCCTCGGCCAGTCGCCCGTCGTCATCCCCGAGCTTCACGAGCGCAAGATCGGCCCCCTGAGCGGCCGGACTCGCGACGAGGGCTGGGGCGTCTACGAAGAATCGAAGCGTCGCTGGATCGCCGGCGAGGTCGAGTTCTCGCATCCCGGCGGCGAGTCGTTCGCCGACATCGACCGCCGCGTGCGGCCGATCCTCGACGACCTCTCGAAGCGTCATAAGGGGGGCAGGTTCCTGGTCGTCGTCCACGGGATCGTCATCCGCGTCGCCCTGACGAGCCTGCTGGCCGACCGCACCCCCGCGGACTTCGACGCCATCGCCATCGATTTCGCGTCGATCAACGACCTGGTCCACGACGGCTCCCGCTGGCGGGCCGAAGCCCTCAACCTCGTGGTGGCCCCCTCCCCCGCGCGGCCCGTCGCCTGA
- a CDS encoding glutaredoxin family protein, which produces MVKSLIARLFSNRPATEPLRFVVYSREGCGCCRKALAVLGEFQSRHRFVVEEVDVDASPDVRARYGGDVPVVEVGGRVRFRGSINPAMLERLLKAEASAGEAG; this is translated from the coding sequence ATGGTCAAGTCGTTGATCGCTCGTTTGTTCTCGAATCGGCCCGCGACGGAGCCGCTGCGGTTCGTGGTCTACTCGCGCGAGGGTTGCGGCTGCTGCCGGAAGGCGTTGGCCGTCCTGGGCGAGTTCCAGTCGCGGCATCGGTTCGTCGTCGAGGAGGTCGACGTCGACGCGTCCCCGGATGTCCGGGCCCGATACGGCGGCGATGTCCCGGTCGTGGAGGTCGGCGGCCGCGTGCGGTTTCGCGGGTCGATCAATCCGGCGATGCTCGAACGGTTATTGAAGGCGGAAGCGTCCGCCGGCGAGGCGGGATGA